In Saccharolobus solfataricus, a genomic segment contains:
- a CDS encoding carbohydrate kinase family protein has protein sequence MKKKVKRSKILIVGGFTIDEIQGKIRPGGPLIYSSLGVMRGGGIPKLYGLIGRDFDFEIDFISDLEKQLIYDEYTIRFKIDLTNEGRKLILLKKPKNRIKVISDNTVDGILVNPVCKEVDNMSIQSPIPIAVDIQGFVRNCIEYEEIRYEMGFRFPFNSNYMVMHGNREELESSKLELSDLFKVGFKEIIVSDGHNGFNVYTNMLAKYTYRPSKIGKNEIGTGDFLLGAYFALRLGGLEIIEAATIAGKLTEEFSNSEFLI, from the coding sequence GTGAAGAAGAAAGTGAAGAGGAGTAAGATATTAATAGTAGGAGGATTTACGATAGACGAGATACAAGGAAAGATAAGACCAGGAGGACCATTAATATATTCATCATTAGGCGTAATGAGAGGTGGTGGTATACCAAAACTATATGGATTAATAGGTAGAGATTTTGACTTTGAGATAGATTTTATATCTGATTTAGAGAAGCAACTGATATATGATGAATATACAATTAGGTTTAAGATTGACTTAACTAATGAAGGGAGAAAATTAATCTTACTTAAGAAGCCTAAAAATAGGATAAAAGTGATTAGTGACAACACAGTTGATGGAATCCTAGTAAATCCAGTATGCAAAGAAGTTGACAATATGAGTATTCAAAGCCCAATTCCAATAGCAGTAGATATTCAAGGTTTCGTTAGGAATTGTATAGAGTATGAGGAAATTAGGTATGAAATGGGTTTTAGATTTCCATTCAATAGTAATTACATGGTTATGCATGGTAATAGGGAAGAACTTGAATCTTCTAAATTAGAATTAAGTGATCTATTCAAAGTAGGTTTTAAGGAAATAATAGTTTCAGATGGACATAACGGATTTAATGTTTATACTAATATGCTCGCAAAATATACCTACAGACCTAGTAAAATAGGCAAAAACGAAATAGGGACAGGAGACTTTTTGCTAGGAGCGTATTTCGCGTTAAGATTAGGTGGACTTGAAATTATCGAGGCAGCTACCATTGCAGGTAAACTCACTGAGGAATTTAGCAATTCTGAATTCTTGATATAG
- a CDS encoding NAD(P)-binding protein, producing MIVVIGAGISGLLLSKRVKADLILEEQPVIGGVFASDNVFGKDLPYVLPIINDPAKLPNIEFNYLEYDLKLSHRKYDYFEDKICKYCDKLPTWLNFGLMRKLYVIENITAFIDNLSKNVRIIKEYPIRIDDKKIITNKGNMYKYTRVYNTASLKKMYKLLGVDSSNLKHKAALTLLILTRKTNNKNWNVYLSGDTADSFSVVIKLDNIIKDLDLYYVYSFMDITQKSIDIDRVMLDLKRRQIISLDEIIAFRSKLISEALLFGEINHKITLNMVNCGRLGEWKNYDVIETISRIQNC from the coding sequence ATGATTGTCGTAATAGGTGCAGGGATATCTGGATTATTATTAAGTAAAAGAGTTAAAGCTGATTTAATATTGGAAGAGCAACCTGTTATTGGTGGCGTCTTCGCTTCTGATAACGTGTTCGGAAAAGATTTACCTTACGTGTTACCAATAATAAATGACCCTGCGAAACTACCAAACATAGAATTTAACTATCTAGAATACGATTTGAAATTATCTCATAGAAAATACGATTATTTTGAAGATAAAATTTGCAAATACTGCGATAAGTTACCTACATGGTTAAATTTCGGTTTGATGAGAAAACTATACGTAATAGAGAATATAACAGCTTTTATAGATAATTTATCTAAAAATGTAAGGATAATTAAGGAATATCCGATAAGGATAGACGATAAGAAAATCATAACCAACAAGGGAAATATGTATAAGTACACCAGAGTATATAATACGGCATCCTTAAAAAAAATGTATAAATTACTAGGAGTAGATAGCTCAAATCTAAAGCATAAGGCAGCGTTAACTTTGCTAATATTAACAAGGAAGACAAATAATAAAAACTGGAATGTTTACTTAAGCGGAGACACTGCGGATTCTTTCTCAGTAGTAATTAAGCTAGATAATATCATTAAAGATCTCGATTTATATTATGTTTACTCATTCATGGATATAACTCAAAAGAGTATTGATATAGATAGAGTAATGCTAGATTTAAAAAGAAGACAAATAATCTCTCTTGATGAAATAATAGCCTTTAGAAGTAAATTAATATCAGAAGCTCTGTTATTTGGCGAGATTAATCATAAGATTACACTAAACATGGTAAACTGTGGAAGACTAGGTGAGTGGAAAAATTATGACGTTATTGAAACTATATCAAGAATTCAGAATTGCTAA